The DNA sequence GGCACCTTCGGGCTGGTCTGCGACAAGGAGTCCCTGTTGAAGATCTTCCGGATCACCGCGCTGGACCAGGTCTTCCCGATCTTCCCGACCGTACAGGCCGCCACCGGTGGGGAACCGGATGGCTCAGCTGGCGCAGCGCCGACGGCGTGATGGCCACCGTCCGCCTCTCGTTCTCCCCGGCGCCGGTGCACGTGCGCACCGCCCGCCTGGTCGGCGTCGCCGTAGCCCGCCGGGCCGGAGTGGCCGAGGAGCTGCTCGACGAGGTCCGGCTGGCGATCGGCGAGGCCTGCACCCGGGCCGTCGCCCTGCACCGCCAGTACGGGCTGGCCGACCTGGTCCAGGTGGAGATGTCCGATGAGGAGACCTACACCGTACGGGTCATCGACCGGGCCCCGATCGAAGCCGGACTCGGCCTGAGCGCGCTGCCCCCCGACGAACTGGCCGACGAGTCGTTGACCGACGAAGCCCTGACGGTCGGTGTCGGTTTCGCCCTGCTGGCCGGTTTCGTGGAGGACCTCCAGGTGCGGCCGGTCGACGAAGGTGTCGGAACCGAGGTGCGGATGGTCTGGCCGGTCGGCCGGTGAGACGCCCGTCGGCCCCGCCCACCAGCTGAAGATCAACCTCCGTCGTCACAACTGTCCGTTCCGCCTGCAGGAATGATCCACAACTCGGTGGGTGGACGGTGTGACCTGCCTTACCCGGTCCGGCTAGAGTACGCGGGTTATCACCAACTGTCCTGGCCCCACAAACCTGTGGGTGCCAGCAGACCTCGTTGCTCCCCGCGTGGAGTCGCCCCGCCGGTTCGTCCACCGACCGGGGCGAGCGTTCGGTACAGGAGGACACTGATGTC is a window from the Solwaraspora sp. WMMD792 genome containing:
- a CDS encoding ATP-binding protein; protein product: MMATVRLSFSPAPVHVRTARLVGVAVARRAGVAEELLDEVRLAIGEACTRAVALHRQYGLADLVQVEMSDEETYTVRVIDRAPIEAGLGLSALPPDELADESLTDEALTVGVGFALLAGFVEDLQVRPVDEGVGTEVRMVWPVGR